The sequence CGGCGGCCTGGACCACTACGCGACGCTGCCGGTGCCGGCCGCCTCGGTGGTGCTCGGCGCGGCCGCCGCGTTCGCCTCGTTCACCCTGCCGGGGGCGCTGGTCACGGCGGCCGCGGGCGCGGTCATGTTCGGGCTGCCGCTGGGGCAGCTGTGGGTGCTGCTCGCCGTGGTGCCGCTGGCCGGCGCGGCGCTGGCCGGGCTCGGCGCGGCCTGCGGGCTGCTCGCGCCCCGGCAGGAGATCGCCACCATGCTGGGGCAGCTCGGCATGTCGGCGGCGCTGCTGCTCGGTGTCCTGCCGGTCGACCACCTGCCGCAGCCGGTGCTGTGGCTGCGCGACCTGCTGCCCTCCACCTACGGGGTGGAGGCCTTCGCCCGGACGTTCCGGCCGGGCCCCGACTGGGCGGCGGTGGTCGCGGACCTCGGGGTGTGCGCCGGGGTGGGCGTGGTCTCGCTGGCCGTGGCCACCTGGGCGTACCGGCGGGCGACCCGGCGCTAGGGCTCTCCCGCGACTGTCCCCGGTCTGTGCCGGGCCTGGCCTGTGGATCACGCCCGGGCCCCGGCCGGTTGGGTGGGTGGCCGGGCCGCGGCGGTCGTGAGCGTGAAACGATGGAGGCGTGACCGTACCGAACACACCTCCGGATCCCGCGCGCGCCGACGGTGTCACCGATGCCGTGCCCGCCCCGTACGCCGCCGACCGTGATCCGTACGCCGCGCCCGGGCCCGCGTCCGAGCTGTACGGGCTGCCGCCCGGGGTGGACCCGACGGCCGGGAAGGAGCGGTCGGCCGAGCCGCTCGCGCAGCGGTTGCTGCCCGAGCTGAGGATCGGCGCGGCCACCGTGCTGGCCTGTCTGGTGCTCGGGGTCGCGATGGGCGCGCTGTGGGTCTGGCTGGCGCCCAAGGTGCCGCTGGTGGTGGACGGCAACAAGATCCTCTACGCCGACCCGGAGGGCGAGCAGCGGGCCGGGGCCGACAGCGTCTTCGTGCTGCTCGGCCTGGGGGCGGGCCTCCTGACCGCGCTGGGCGCGTTCCTGTTCACCCGGAAGCGGGGCGGCGGGATATCGGTGGCGGCCGGGCTCGCGGTCGGCGGACTGCTGGCCTCGGTCGGCGCGTGGGGGCTCGGCCGCTGGCTCGGGCCGGGCCGGGACCTGGTCGCCCAGGCGCGGCGGGTCGGCAACGGCGGACACTTCTCGGCGGACATCGACCTCGGGGCGTACGGCGCGGTGCTGGCGTGGCCGATGGCCGCCATGGTGCTGCTGC comes from Streptomyces sp. TLI_053 and encodes:
- a CDS encoding ABC transporter permease, encoding MTVPNTPPDPARADGVTDAVPAPYAADRDPYAAPGPASELYGLPPGVDPTAGKERSAEPLAQRLLPELRIGAATVLACLVLGVAMGALWVWLAPKVPLVVDGNKILYADPEGEQRAGADSVFVLLGLGAGLLTALGAFLFTRKRGGGISVAAGLAVGGLLASVGAWGLGRWLGPGRDLVAQARRVGNGGHFSADIDLGAYGAVLAWPMAAMVLLLALSAAFGKREEDPPPYWVPGPPVQGAGLPAAHPAAHPAAPPEDRGADRADRADRADRWEDAPRDRREG
- a CDS encoding ABC transporter permease → MTLLSAPPRTTPATAGGPAPLAPAARLLPALAAVYRAQLARARVARIPLLFVATFQSLGILVMMRGVVDSGQTSAARYVVAGSSVLVVAFVALNLLAQYFGRLRASGGLDHYATLPVPAASVVLGAAAAFASFTLPGALVTAAAGAVMFGLPLGQLWVLLAVVPLAGAALAGLGAACGLLAPRQEIATMLGQLGMSAALLLGVLPVDHLPQPVLWLRDLLPSTYGVEAFARTFRPGPDWAAVVADLGVCAGVGVVSLAVATWAYRRATRR